From the genome of Staphylococcus haemolyticus, one region includes:
- a CDS encoding aspartate-semialdehyde dehydrogenase, whose amino-acid sequence MTRLAVVGATGLVGTKMLETIDRKNIKFDELVLFSSARSAGKEVQFQGQTYVVQELTEEAASEKFDYVLMSAGGGTSAQFAPIFEKAGAIVIDNSSQWRMTEDIDLIVPEVNQPEFKRGIIANPNCSTIQSVVPLKVLQDQFGLKRVAYTTYQAVSGSGIKGKRDLAEGANGKEPEAYPHPIYNNVLPHIDVFLEDGYTKEEQKMIDETRKILHEPELKVTATCARVPVQDSHSVEIDVTLDKEATVQEIKDLFDKDERVVLVDNPEKNEYPQALNSTGRDEVFVGRIRRDDSLDNTFHVWCTSDNLLKGAALNAVQVLEQVINLKGAR is encoded by the coding sequence ATGACAAGATTAGCAGTAGTCGGAGCAACAGGTTTAGTTGGAACAAAAATGTTAGAAACAATTGATCGCAAAAACATCAAGTTCGATGAGTTAGTATTATTCTCATCAGCTAGATCAGCAGGTAAAGAAGTTCAATTTCAAGGTCAAACGTATGTTGTACAAGAATTAACAGAAGAAGCAGCAAGTGAAAAATTTGACTACGTTCTAATGAGTGCCGGTGGTGGCACAAGTGCACAATTCGCCCCAATCTTTGAAAAAGCAGGTGCAATTGTCATCGATAACTCTAGTCAATGGCGCATGACTGAAGATATCGACTTAATTGTACCTGAAGTAAATCAACCTGAATTTAAGCGCGGCATTATTGCCAACCCTAACTGTTCTACAATTCAATCAGTAGTACCATTAAAAGTATTACAAGATCAATTTGGTTTAAAACGTGTTGCATATACTACTTATCAAGCTGTTTCAGGTTCAGGTATTAAAGGTAAAAGAGATTTAGCTGAAGGTGCAAATGGTAAAGAACCAGAAGCGTATCCTCACCCTATTTATAATAATGTGTTACCACATATTGATGTGTTCTTAGAGGATGGATATACAAAAGAAGAACAAAAAATGATTGATGAAACACGCAAGATTTTACATGAACCTGAATTAAAAGTAACTGCGACATGTGCACGTGTTCCAGTACAAGATAGTCATAGTGTTGAAATTGACGTTACTTTAGATAAGGAAGCAACTGTACAAGAAATTAAAGATTTATTTGATAAAGACGAACGTGTTGTATTAGTTGATAACCCTGAAAAAAATGAATATCCTCAGGCACTTAACTCTACTGGTAGAGATGAAGTATTTGTAGGCCGTATTCGTAGAGATGACTCATTAGATAATACATTCCACGTTTGGTGCACATCTGACAATTTATTAAAAGGTGCAGCATTGAATGCAGTACAAGTATTAGAGCAAGTAATCAATTTAAAAGGAGCTAGATAA
- a CDS encoding ABC-F family ATP-binding cassette domain-containing protein: protein MLQVTDVSLRFGDRKLFEDVNIKFTEGNCYGLIGANGAGKSTFLKILSGEIDSQTGHVSMGKDERLAVLKQDHFAYEEERVLDVVIKGHERLYEVMKEKDEIYMKPDFSDEDGIRAAELEGEFAEMNGWNAEADAASLLSGLGISADLHDKQMSELENNQKVKVLLAQSLFGEPDVLLLDEPTNGLDIPAISWLEDFLINFDNTVIVVSHDRHFLNNVCTHIADLDFGKIKLYVGNYDFWYQSSQLAQKMAQEQNKKKEEKIKELQDFIVRFSANASKSKQATSRKKQLEKIELDDIQPSSRRYPYVKFTPEREIGNDLLTVQGLSKTIDGEKVLDNISFTMNPNDKAILIGDSEIAKTTLLKILAGEMEPDEGTFKWGVTTSLSYFPKDNSEFFEGVDMNLVDWLRQYAPEYEQTETFLRGFLGRMLFSGEEVKKKASVLSGGEKVRCMLSKMMLSSANVLLLDEPTNHLDLESITAVNDGLASFKGSIIFTSYDFEFINTIANRVIDLNQSGGLSKEVPYEEYLQEIGVLQK, encoded by the coding sequence ATGCTACAAGTAACTGATGTAAGTTTACGTTTTGGCGATCGTAAACTTTTTGAAGATGTAAATATTAAGTTTACTGAAGGAAATTGTTATGGGCTTATCGGTGCTAATGGTGCTGGTAAATCAACGTTTTTAAAAATTTTATCAGGAGAAATTGATTCTCAAACAGGACATGTTTCAATGGGTAAAGATGAACGTTTAGCTGTTTTGAAACAAGATCACTTCGCCTATGAAGAAGAACGTGTATTAGATGTTGTTATCAAGGGACATGAACGCTTATATGAAGTCATGAAAGAAAAAGATGAAATTTATATGAAACCTGATTTCAGTGATGAGGATGGTATACGTGCCGCTGAACTAGAAGGTGAATTCGCCGAAATGAATGGTTGGAACGCAGAGGCTGACGCTGCTTCTTTACTTTCAGGTTTAGGCATATCTGCTGATTTACATGATAAGCAAATGTCAGAATTGGAAAATAATCAAAAAGTGAAAGTCTTATTAGCTCAAAGTTTATTTGGTGAGCCTGATGTACTTTTACTTGATGAGCCTACCAATGGTCTAGATATTCCTGCCATTAGTTGGTTAGAGGATTTCTTAATTAACTTCGATAATACTGTCATCGTGGTATCTCATGACCGTCACTTTTTAAACAATGTATGTACACATATTGCTGATTTAGATTTCGGTAAGATTAAATTATATGTAGGTAACTATGATTTCTGGTATCAATCTAGTCAATTAGCTCAAAAAATGGCTCAAGAACAAAATAAGAAAAAAGAAGAAAAAATTAAAGAGTTACAAGACTTTATTGTACGTTTCTCAGCTAATGCCTCTAAGTCTAAACAGGCAACAAGTCGTAAGAAACAATTAGAAAAAATTGAATTAGATGATATTCAACCATCTTCAAGACGTTATCCATATGTTAAATTCACACCAGAGCGTGAAATCGGTAATGATTTATTGACTGTTCAAGGACTTTCTAAAACAATTGATGGTGAAAAAGTACTTGATAACATTTCATTCACTATGAATCCTAATGATAAAGCAATTTTGATTGGAGATAGTGAAATTGCAAAAACTACATTACTGAAAATTTTAGCTGGTGAAATGGAGCCTGATGAAGGTACATTTAAATGGGGTGTAACAACTTCATTAAGTTACTTCCCTAAAGATAACTCAGAGTTCTTTGAAGGCGTAGACATGAATTTAGTAGACTGGTTACGTCAATATGCACCTGAATATGAACAAACAGAAACTTTCTTACGTGGTTTCTTAGGACGAATGTTATTTAGTGGTGAAGAAGTTAAAAAGAAAGCTAGTGTGCTCTCTGGTGGTGAAAAAGTTCGCTGTATGTTAAGTAAAATGATGCTATCAAGTGCTAATGTTTTACTATTAGACGAACCTACTAACCATCTTGACTTAGAAAGTATTACAGCAGTAAATGATGGATTAGCTTCTTTCAAAGGATCAATCATCTTTACATCTTATGACTTTGAATTTATCAATACTATTGCAAATCGTGTGATTGATCTAAATCAATCAGGTGGTTTATCTAAAGAAGTTCCTTATGAAGAATATTTACAAGAAATTGGCGTATTACAAAAATAA
- the dapB gene encoding 4-hydroxy-tetrahydrodipicolinate reductase, with protein sequence MKILLIGYGAMNQRVARLAEEKGHEIIGVIEPQKNETTPYTHYDHIADAQNEADVAIDFSNPNLLFPLLEEEFQLPLVIATTGEKEKLIEKLNELSHNMPVFFSANMSYGVHALTKILEAAVPLLQDYDIELTEAHHNKKVDAPSGTLVKLYDVIKDLRQNITTVYDRHELTEQRTKDEVGIHSIRGGTIVGEHDVLFAGTDETITISHKAQSKDIFANGAITAAEKLINQSNGYYTFDNL encoded by the coding sequence ATGAAAATTTTACTTATTGGTTACGGTGCAATGAATCAAAGAGTGGCTCGATTAGCAGAGGAAAAAGGTCATGAAATTATAGGGGTTATTGAGCCTCAAAAAAATGAGACAACACCATATACACACTATGATCACATTGCTGATGCACAAAATGAAGCGGATGTAGCGATTGATTTTTCAAATCCTAATCTATTGTTCCCACTTCTTGAAGAAGAGTTTCAATTACCTTTAGTTATAGCTACTACAGGTGAAAAGGAAAAATTAATTGAAAAGTTAAATGAATTAAGCCATAACATGCCAGTATTCTTTAGTGCAAATATGAGTTATGGTGTACATGCTCTAACTAAAATATTAGAAGCAGCTGTCCCACTTCTGCAAGATTATGATATCGAGTTGACTGAAGCACATCATAATAAAAAAGTAGATGCTCCTAGTGGGACATTAGTAAAATTATATGATGTTATTAAAGACTTACGCCAAAATATCACAACAGTTTATGATCGACATGAACTTACAGAACAACGCACTAAAGACGAAGTTGGCATTCACTCAATTCGTGGTGGGACTATTGTAGGTGAACATGATGTATTATTTGCAGGAACAGATGAAACCATTACAATCTCACATAAAGCACAGTCTAAAGATATTTTTGCAAATGGAGCAATCACTGCTGCTGAAAAATTAATAAACCAATCTAACGG
- a CDS encoding aspartate kinase: MKRSVLKFGGSSVADFTKIKNIAEMLKNRVDDGEQLIVVVSAMGKTTDQLMDNVSNLTATPKDEELALLLTTGEQQTVSYLSMVLNDIGVNARAMTGYQAGIKTIGHHLKSRIAEINPETFDKAFTDKDVLVVAGFQGINDAFELTTLGRGGSDTTAVAIAASNQIPCEIYTDVDGVYATDPRILSKAKRLDYVSYEEMMEMSALGAGVLETRSVELAKNYDIPLYLGRTLSNEKGTWIMSRTDLLEKKAVTGVALDKHMMHVTISYPLPDNRLLTQLFTALEEGSVNVDMISQIINIEGLQLSFSIKDSDVQQISTILSNLSSSFNALDYKINEEYVKISLIGSGMRDMSGVASKAFITLINANIPFYQTTTSEISISYVIDADNGEKAVEVLYNAFDI; encoded by the coding sequence TTGAAACGAAGTGTTTTGAAGTTCGGTGGTTCATCCGTCGCTGATTTTACAAAGATAAAAAATATTGCAGAAATGCTTAAGAACCGTGTGGATGACGGTGAACAATTAATTGTAGTTGTTAGTGCTATGGGTAAAACAACAGATCAATTAATGGATAATGTATCAAATCTTACTGCTACACCTAAAGATGAGGAACTCGCCCTACTTTTAACGACCGGTGAACAACAGACTGTATCATATTTATCCATGGTGTTAAATGATATCGGTGTTAATGCTAGAGCAATGACTGGTTATCAAGCAGGTATTAAAACGATTGGCCATCATTTAAAGAGCAGAATTGCTGAAATCAATCCAGAAACATTTGATAAAGCATTCACCGACAAAGATGTATTAGTCGTTGCTGGTTTCCAAGGTATCAATGATGCATTTGAACTTACAACGTTAGGACGTGGAGGATCAGATACAACGGCAGTTGCAATTGCTGCAAGTAATCAAATTCCATGTGAAATATATACTGACGTTGATGGAGTTTATGCCACTGACCCTCGAATATTAAGTAAGGCAAAACGGTTAGATTATGTTTCTTATGAAGAAATGATGGAAATGAGTGCATTAGGTGCAGGCGTTCTTGAAACTCGAAGCGTAGAACTTGCTAAGAACTATGATATCCCATTGTATCTCGGTAGAACTTTATCAAATGAGAAAGGAACATGGATTATGTCAAGAACAGATTTATTAGAGAAGAAAGCTGTAACAGGTGTAGCATTAGATAAACATATGATGCACGTTACAATTAGTTATCCCCTACCTGATAATCGTCTTTTAACGCAATTGTTCACAGCATTAGAAGAAGGTTCAGTAAATGTGGATATGATATCCCAAATAATTAACATTGAAGGATTGCAGCTATCATTCTCTATTAAAGATAGTGATGTACAACAAATTTCAACTATTTTGAGTAATCTTTCTTCTTCATTTAACGCATTGGATTATAAAATTAATGAAGAATACGTTAAAATTTCGCTTATTGGTTCTGGTATGAGAGATATGTCGGGCGTTGCATCAAAGGCTTTCATTACTTTAATTAATGCAAATATCCCATTCTATCAAACTACAACATCTGAAATTAGTATTTCATATGTGATAGATGCTGATAATGGAGAAAAAGCGGTTGAAGTATTATACAATGCATTTGATATTTAA
- the dapA gene encoding 4-hydroxy-tetrahydrodipicolinate synthase, producing MPHLFEGVGVALATPFTNNEVDYNALERHVDFLLDNGVKAIIVNGTTAESPTLTEEEKEQVLESVIKQVNHRVTIIAGTGTNNTAKSIQASQRAKALGADAIMLITPYYNKTNQRGLVKHFETIANEVELPVVLYNVPSRTNMTIEPETVETLSHNQYIVAIKDATNDFEYYEDVKSRINQEEFALYSGNDDNVVEFYQRGGNGVISVIANAIPKEFQALYDAKQSGQDISNDFEPISKLLDALSVDVNPIPIKALTSHLGFGNYKLRLPLLPLEDADAKVLINVFEQFKAGEL from the coding sequence ATGCCACATTTATTCGAAGGTGTAGGAGTAGCACTTGCTACCCCATTCACAAATAATGAAGTTGATTATAATGCATTAGAGAGACACGTAGATTTCCTATTAGACAATGGTGTAAAAGCTATTATTGTTAATGGAACTACAGCTGAGAGCCCTACTTTAACTGAAGAAGAAAAAGAACAAGTATTGGAGTCAGTTATAAAGCAAGTTAATCATCGTGTGACTATTATTGCAGGTACAGGTACGAATAATACTGCTAAATCAATTCAAGCATCTCAACGCGCTAAAGCACTTGGTGCAGATGCAATTATGTTGATTACCCCCTACTACAATAAAACAAATCAACGTGGCTTAGTTAAACACTTCGAAACGATTGCGAATGAAGTTGAATTGCCAGTTGTACTATATAATGTGCCTTCTCGTACAAACATGACAATTGAACCAGAGACAGTTGAAACATTAAGTCATAACCAATATATTGTTGCAATCAAAGATGCCACAAATGACTTTGAATATTATGAAGACGTTAAAAGTCGTATCAATCAAGAAGAATTCGCTTTATATAGTGGTAACGATGATAATGTTGTCGAATTTTATCAAAGAGGTGGCAATGGTGTTATTTCAGTCATTGCTAATGCAATTCCTAAAGAATTCCAAGCTTTATATGATGCTAAACAAAGTGGACAAGATATTTCAAACGATTTCGAACCAATTAGTAAATTATTAGATGCGCTTTCTGTAGATGTTAATCCTATTCCGATTAAAGCGTTAACAAGTCATTTAGGTTTTGGTAATTATAAATTGCGTTTACCACTTCTTCCGTTAGAAGATGCAGATGCCAAAGTCTTAATCAATGTATTTGAACAGTTTAAAGCAGGTGAACTTTAA